The following are encoded in a window of Peromyscus maniculatus bairdii isolate BWxNUB_F1_BW_parent chromosome X, HU_Pman_BW_mat_3.1, whole genome shotgun sequence genomic DNA:
- the LOC143266718 gene encoding melanoma-associated antigen 10-like produces MPRPRKRRRCMVEEEPEAQSETQDLISAPVSIEEVDSSSSSTCSSSFPSSFCSSSSYYALTSSTSEEGLAASRTPSPSHSPPRAGSSCTAMISSPCSQLSTDSETEESLGSSEALPCAASLSKGEIDVKVDELVKYLLFKYLMKEPVTKAEMLNNIIRNYQDHFPVIFREASECMQLVFGIDMKEVEPAGHTYILVIALELTYDGMMTDIQGIPKTGLLIMVLSIIFMEGNCISEDMVWDVLNNIGLYAGNNHFIYGEPRKLITDDFVQEGYLEYRQVSGSHPPSYELLWGPRAYAETTKMKILMFLTSINGSDPRSYPIWYAEALRDEEERA; encoded by the coding sequence ATGCCTAGACCTCGAAAGCGTAGGCGATGTATGGTTGAGGAAGAGCCTGAGGCCCAAAGTGAGACACAGGACCTAATCAGTGCTCCAGTTTCGATAGAGGAAGTAGATTCCTCATCCTCTTCTACTtgctcctcctctttcccatcttctttctgttcttcctcttcttacTATGCTCTAACATCAAGCACCTCAGAGGAGGGCCTTGCTGCTTCCAGGACACCAAGTCCTTCTCATAGTCCTCCAAGAGCTGGCTCTTCCTGCACTGCCATGATTTCATCTCCATGTAGCCAGTTAAGTACAGATTCTGAAACTGAGGAGAGTCTAGGTTCCTCAGAGGCCCTACCGTGTGCTGCTTCACTGTCTAAAGGTGAGATAGATGTAAAAGTAGATGAGTTGGTAAAATATCTGCTCTTTAAGTATCTAATGAAGGAGCCAGTCACCAAGGCAGAAATGCTGAATAATATCATTAGAAATTATCAGGACCACTTCCCTGTGATATTTAGAGAAGCCTCAGAATGCATGCAGTTAGTCTTTGGCATTGACATGAAGGAAGTAGAGCCTGCAGGCCACACTTATATCCTTGTCATAGCCCTAGAGCTCACCTATGATGGGATGATGACTGATATCCAGGGCATACCCAAGACAGGCCTCCTGATAATGGTACTGAGCATAATATTTATGGAAGGCAACTGTATTAGTGAGGACATGGTATGGGATGTGTTGAATAACATAGGCTTGTATGCTGGGAATAATCACTTCATATATGGGGAACCCAGGAAGCTCATCACTGATGATTTTGTACAAGAAGGGTACCTGGAGTACAGGCAAGTGTCTGGCAGCCATCCTCCTTCCTATGAGCTCCTCTGGGGCCCAAGAGCCTATGCTGAAACCACCAAGATGAAAATCTTGATGTTTTTGACCAGCATCAATGGGAGTGATCCCAGATCATATCCAATTTGGTATGCAGAGGCTTTAAGAGATGAGGAAGAGCGGGCCTAG